One genomic region from Nostoc sphaeroides encodes:
- a CDS encoding EVE domain-containing protein, translating to MNYWLMKSEPEAYSIADLQQQNETIWDGVRNYQARNFLRQMHEGDLAFFYHSSTNPPGIAGLMRVVKKDIVDPTQFEPESKYYDPKSSSESPRWQTVVVKFVEAFSNPILLSILKEEFSAEELMLVRQGNRLSVMPVPEAVALKILAMKTF from the coding sequence ATGAATTATTGGCTAATGAAATCAGAACCAGAAGCCTATAGCATTGCTGACCTTCAACAGCAGAACGAGACTATCTGGGACGGTGTTCGCAATTATCAAGCTCGCAACTTTTTGCGCCAAATGCATGAAGGAGACTTAGCTTTTTTCTATCACTCCAGCACTAATCCTCCCGGTATTGCTGGGTTAATGCGTGTAGTAAAAAAAGATATTGTTGACCCGACCCAGTTTGAGCCAGAAAGTAAATACTACGACCCGAAATCGAGTTCCGAATCCCCTCGGTGGCAAACAGTTGTAGTGAAATTTGTTGAGGCTTTTTCTAACCCCATCTTGCTATCAATACTTAAAGAAGAGTTTAGCGCCGAAGAGTTAATGTTGGTCAGACAAGGAAATCGGTTATCAGTGATGCCCGTCCCTGAAGCAGTAGCTTTGAAGATTCTGGCGATGAAAACCTTCTAG
- a CDS encoding ABC transporter permease → MSLKSFDLLALTCRSLSGNALRSTLTTLGVFMGVAAVTATLQVGSISRAVIARQMAERDAPQVIIFPESQLLRLEDMKFLQKRLLGLQAISASSSPTSSQTFFQDQEAKNPLMLGVSQNFLLTSGKQLVKGRFFTKADFASYRPVVVIDQFLADKLFKGQKPTGKRIYADRRPYIVVGVVNTNPGNNETPEGELLIPMSLFNALMGSQDIGTIWMRPHKLEDLKNLEEQTRKLLEQRFPSQKFYVANNVEDILEQQKTLESVSMALAAVGVISLLVGGVGIANITIATVAERTAEIGLKLAIGATKQDIMLQFILEAAVLSLLGGTVALMTVHGLTLVVVGTFDLPYQFESSTAALSLGSALLVGVGAGFLPALRASQLNPVTALRST, encoded by the coding sequence ATGAGTCTCAAATCTTTTGACCTACTAGCTCTTACTTGCCGCTCTCTGAGTGGCAATGCTCTGCGTTCCACCCTAACCACCTTGGGCGTTTTTATGGGTGTAGCTGCGGTAACAGCGACGCTTCAGGTCGGCAGCATCAGTAGGGCAGTGATTGCCCGTCAAATGGCAGAGCGAGATGCCCCTCAGGTCATAATATTCCCAGAGTCCCAACTTCTTCGGCTAGAAGACATGAAATTCTTGCAAAAACGGCTCTTGGGCTTGCAAGCAATCAGTGCCTCCAGTTCCCCAACTTCTTCTCAAACATTTTTTCAAGATCAGGAAGCAAAGAATCCTTTGATGTTGGGTGTTTCCCAAAACTTCTTGCTCACATCCGGTAAGCAATTAGTCAAGGGACGCTTCTTCACAAAAGCAGATTTTGCCAGCTATCGACCTGTGGTGGTAATTGATCAATTTCTGGCGGACAAACTTTTCAAAGGTCAAAAGCCAACGGGTAAGCGCATTTATGCCGATCGCAGACCCTATATCGTCGTGGGGGTGGTAAACACTAATCCCGGTAACAACGAGACGCCTGAAGGTGAGCTACTGATACCGATGTCGCTTTTCAACGCTTTAATGGGTAGCCAGGATATTGGAACTATTTGGATGCGCCCCCACAAACTCGAAGACCTGAAAAACTTGGAAGAACAGACAAGAAAACTGTTGGAGCAGCGCTTTCCAAGTCAAAAATTTTATGTTGCTAACAATGTTGAAGACATCCTGGAGCAACAAAAAACTCTTGAATCCGTTTCAATGGCACTGGCAGCAGTGGGAGTAATCTCTCTATTGGTGGGTGGTGTCGGCATTGCCAATATTACCATCGCCACCGTAGCGGAGCGGACTGCCGAAATTGGTCTGAAGCTAGCGATCGGGGCAACAAAGCAGGACATCATGTTGCAGTTCATTCTCGAAGCGGCGGTTTTGAGTTTGTTAGGGGGAACTGTGGCGCTGATGACAGTGCATGGGTTGACGTTGGTGGTTGTCGGTACTTTTGATTTGCCGTACCAATTTGAAAGCAGTACAGCCGCTTTGTCTTTAGGATCGGCGCTGCTGGTGGGGGTGGGCGCTGGTTTTCTCCCGGCTTTACGAGCTAGCCAGCTAAATCCTGTTACAGCTTTGCGTAGCACGTAG
- a CDS encoding ArnT family glycosyltransferase: MLYKLQFLQYIRRLRLVALLPYLSLLVWILPLLLFTSGHNSLMAHDEALYASRARLMFDSGNWITPWETAHHKTPGPYWIIASFYKLFGMSDTSARIPSMIASIFSLWLVYEIGKIMLGKKLAWLAAAILSVEFLWLQYSRLSTPDLPMIFLVLLAIWSLIKTELHPKYRYFWSFIAGLSLGLGFLVRSFMIFLPIVALLPYLIWEHRRHHHLTNPFLYLGFFVGLIPTCIWLWLSWLHYGNQSFDELLKFVVQLGSENNYRNDRLFYLWNILLKAFPWAFFGLLGLFLTVRRPIARYQLILVGFPIVLFCELSLFSTRLPHYSLCLYPFIALFASVGLNWLGSIYQTGISPQLPLQKGKINILSLFAKKNLPRNISYGFGGFGVLLVITSIGVLRWGSSDIRNYATIALVLGLGWLILPVVWISRYHFGKKFLTARYWIAGWLIPCWLALATTGSIGLLSDYNPVLRSFLQQSAIASILQSHPTYYVQIDQKTQVMFEFYLSTHAQQVASISQIPPLSYAWIYADQSPKLSRPHRIIGTVKEYQLIQVLP, translated from the coding sequence ATGTTATATAAACTACAATTCTTGCAGTATATTAGACGACTCCGCTTAGTAGCATTATTACCCTATTTAAGTTTGTTAGTTTGGATACTGCCCTTATTATTATTTACTTCTGGGCACAATAGCCTGATGGCACATGATGAAGCACTTTACGCATCGCGTGCCCGTCTAATGTTTGATTCTGGTAATTGGATAACTCCTTGGGAAACAGCACATCATAAAACCCCTGGCCCTTATTGGATAATTGCCAGTTTCTACAAGCTGTTTGGGATGAGTGATACTAGTGCGCGTATTCCTAGTATGATTGCTAGCATTTTTAGCTTATGGCTGGTGTATGAAATCGGCAAAATTATGCTAGGCAAAAAATTAGCTTGGCTTGCTGCTGCAATTTTAAGTGTGGAATTTCTCTGGCTGCAATACTCTCGCTTAAGTACACCTGATCTGCCGATGATTTTCTTGGTACTTTTAGCTATTTGGTCTTTAATCAAAACGGAATTACATCCTAAATATCGCTATTTTTGGAGTTTTATAGCTGGTTTAAGTTTAGGTTTAGGCTTCTTAGTCAGAAGCTTTATGATTTTTTTGCCAATCGTAGCTTTACTCCCTTATTTAATTTGGGAACATCGCCGTCATCATCATCTTACTAACCCATTTTTGTATTTAGGCTTTTTTGTCGGTTTAATCCCTACCTGCATTTGGCTGTGGTTAAGCTGGCTGCACTACGGAAATCAAAGTTTTGACGAGTTGCTCAAGTTTGTTGTGCAACTAGGTTCTGAAAATAATTATAGAAATGATCGGCTGTTTTATTTATGGAATATTCTTTTAAAAGCATTTCCTTGGGCTTTTTTTGGACTTTTAGGTTTGTTTTTGACTGTCCGTCGTCCGATTGCTCGTTATCAGTTAATATTAGTTGGCTTTCCAATTGTCCTATTTTGTGAACTTAGTCTTTTTAGCACTCGTCTCCCTCACTATAGTCTTTGCCTTTATCCATTTATAGCTTTGTTTGCATCTGTGGGTTTAAACTGGTTAGGTAGTATTTACCAGACAGGAATTTCCCCCCAATTACCTCTTCAAAAAGGTAAAATAAATATATTAAGCCTTTTTGCAAAGAAGAATCTTCCTCGAAATATCAGTTATGGCTTTGGTGGGTTCGGTGTTTTACTTGTAATAACGAGTATTGGTGTTCTTCGTTGGGGTAGTTCTGATATCCGCAACTATGCAACTATTGCCTTAGTTTTGGGCTTGGGTTGGTTAATTTTACCTGTGGTGTGGATTAGTCGTTACCACTTTGGCAAAAAGTTTCTCACAGCCCGTTATTGGATTGCAGGTTGGTTAATTCCCTGTTGGCTGGCTTTGGCGACGACTGGTAGCATAGGTCTATTAAGTGACTATAACCCTGTTTTAAGAAGTTTTTTACAACAAAGCGCGATCGCCTCAATTCTCCAATCTCATCCTACCTACTATGTGCAAATAGACCAGAAAACCCAAGTAATGTTTGAGTTCTATCTTTCTACTCATGCCCAACAAGTAGCCTCTATTTCCCAAATACCACCTTTGAGCTATGCTT
- a CDS encoding TolC family protein: MQKLPNQDSQPQNQLYLSLRSLNLFLLNAVVVSTVILGTTRILTQIFKSPKIFTPAVGVETAVKPPIVSEGNQPISNDRKTRSHPTDQERQQPTNSAKPTLDASKMHNTLVANLQPQNQNNQQLLNNQTRWSKTRLRRSLLTFNLINDKQPPPDLVRAPSQSVSKEESPINFQLTTDTQGEQTQAAALISQNQFPKVEKKAENSLKQNQQESLQNAGTVALKLSDIVVLALQNNRTIKNSYLERIAQRQDLAVAEDKFAPDFTPSLSMSVASSESSATTTTNEAGLEAKMKIPTGGELSFGFAGNALTPKISFNQPLLRGAGVDVNRASIKTARLTEKSNVLGLKSTLTNTITDAILAYRNLLRAQEQLKIEQLSLKSAQEILEINQALIAAGRLAPVEIIQSQTAIANRQVSLVAAQNSLQSTKLALLQVLDIDQNTNIVAAEVPKASPVTLDQNKIKQLALLNQPEYLQAQLNQDIAKLNLLEAENNRRWDLGLNISYDNAGNNATPDVRAGLIFSKTLGDLTVEQTFQRSRVNLLQTENNLNEQRESLDIQVTDGIRDVNLSFKQVELAGQARESSERQLEIEREKQRLGRGSGVFEIVSLENSLVEARNAELNATIEYLNALTNLDKTVGTTLNTWQITIERNQN; this comes from the coding sequence ATGCAGAAGCTACCTAACCAAGATTCTCAACCTCAAAACCAACTTTATCTATCTTTGCGATCGCTCAACTTATTCTTACTTAATGCGGTCGTTGTTTCAACTGTTATTCTGGGTACAACTCGTATTCTCACCCAGATTTTTAAGTCCCCGAAGATATTCACACCTGCTGTTGGCGTTGAGACAGCAGTCAAACCGCCAATCGTTAGCGAAGGCAATCAGCCAATTAGTAACGACAGGAAAACGCGATCGCATCCAACAGACCAAGAACGCCAACAGCCAACAAACAGCGCAAAACCTACACTTGACGCTTCAAAAATGCACAACACACTTGTAGCTAATTTGCAACCTCAGAATCAAAATAACCAGCAGCTTCTTAACAACCAGACGCGATGGTCGAAGACCCGCCTTCGGCGATCGCTCTTAACCTTCAACTTAATAAATGATAAGCAGCCGCCGCCGGACTTGGTTAGAGCGCCATCTCAAAGCGTCTCCAAAGAAGAATCACCGATCAACTTTCAGTTAACCACTGATACGCAAGGAGAGCAAACCCAAGCAGCAGCGCTAATTTCTCAGAATCAATTTCCAAAAGTCGAAAAAAAGGCTGAAAATAGTCTCAAACAAAATCAACAGGAATCATTACAGAATGCTGGTACAGTTGCACTGAAGCTTTCTGATATTGTCGTTTTGGCTTTGCAAAACAATAGAACGATTAAAAACTCATATCTCGAAAGGATAGCTCAAAGACAAGACCTGGCAGTGGCAGAAGATAAATTTGCTCCTGATTTTACACCCTCCCTTTCAATGTCGGTAGCATCATCCGAGTCTAGTGCAACCACAACTACTAATGAAGCCGGTCTTGAGGCAAAAATGAAGATTCCCACCGGGGGAGAACTGAGTTTTGGCTTCGCAGGTAACGCTCTAACGCCAAAGATAAGTTTTAACCAACCTCTATTGAGAGGAGCTGGAGTCGATGTAAACAGAGCTTCAATTAAGACTGCTCGACTCACAGAAAAAAGCAATGTCCTGGGTTTAAAATCGACATTGACCAATACTATTACGGATGCTATTTTGGCATACCGAAATTTACTCCGCGCTCAGGAACAATTGAAAATCGAACAGCTTTCTCTGAAAAGCGCTCAAGAAATTCTGGAAATTAACCAAGCTCTGATTGCTGCGGGTAGGTTAGCACCAGTTGAAATTATCCAAAGCCAGACAGCGATCGCTAACCGACAAGTCAGCTTGGTGGCTGCTCAAAATAGTCTTCAGTCAACAAAGTTAGCTTTACTTCAGGTTCTCGATATCGATCAAAATACTAATATTGTGGCAGCAGAAGTTCCCAAGGCGTCACCCGTTACTTTAGACCAAAACAAAATAAAGCAATTAGCGCTCTTAAATCAGCCGGAATATTTGCAGGCACAGTTAAACCAAGATATAGCTAAACTTAACCTGTTAGAGGCAGAAAATAACAGACGTTGGGACTTAGGTTTAAATATCAGTTATGACAATGCAGGAAACAATGCAACACCAGACGTTAGAGCCGGGCTAATTTTTAGCAAAACATTAGGCGATCTGACAGTCGAACAAACATTTCAGCGCAGTCGAGTCAACCTACTGCAAACAGAAAACAATTTGAACGAGCAGCGTGAAAGTTTAGATATTCAGGTAACAGACGGAATTAGAGATGTTAATTTGAGTTTTAAGCAGGTCGAACTTGCAGGGCAAGCCAGGGAGTCTTCTGAACGACAACTAGAGATAGAAAGAGAAAAACAGAGATTAGGCAGGGGATCTGGAGTCTTCGAGATTGTCAGTCTAGAAAATAGTTTGGTAGAGGCAAGAAATGCAGAACTTAATGCAACTATTGAATATCTCAATGCTTTGACAAACCTTGATAAAACTGTAGGAACCACATTAAACACTTGGCAAATAACAATTGAGAGGAATCAAAATTGA
- a CDS encoding CVNH domain-containing protein yields MSYLTKLSQSPRLMTLAVCSAMLATVPIDAAFAGPSSPSTYQNSCRNIGVTGATLTANCRRRNGTFNRTSILIRGIDNINGNLRYGSSPTAASSYAASCQNIRVSGATLRANCRTRNGRLNSTSILIRGIDNINGNLRYS; encoded by the coding sequence ATGTCTTATCTCACAAAGCTAAGTCAGTCACCACGTTTAATGACTCTTGCAGTTTGTAGTGCGATGTTGGCTACAGTTCCTATTGATGCTGCTTTTGCAGGGCCATCCTCTCCTAGTACTTATCAAAATTCTTGTCGGAACATTGGTGTTACTGGAGCCACCCTAACAGCAAACTGTCGTAGAAGAAATGGCACATTCAACCGAACATCAATTCTGATTAGAGGAATTGACAATATTAATGGAAATTTGAGGTATGGTAGTAGTCCCACAGCCGCTAGTAGTTATGCAGCTTCTTGTCAGAACATTCGTGTTTCTGGAGCTACTCTAAGAGCAAATTGTCGTACAAGAAATGGCAGATTAAACTCAACATCAATTCTGATTCGGGGAATCGACAATATTAATGGAAACTTGAGGTATTCATAG
- a CDS encoding class I SAM-dependent methyltransferase produces the protein MQLKPNQRLKLDDTDDKLFYAYPRFVTHVDEGFIQQLTDLYRDRLKPNTRIFDMMSSWVSHLPEEMQFAHVEGHGLNGEELARNPRLNHYFVQNLNENPQLPLPDEDFDAVLNCVSVQYVQYPEAVFSEIYRILKPGGVAIISFSNRMFFEKAIQAWREASEAQRVELVKEYFASVPGFTTAEVIANKSTLPNFLQWLGAAGGDPFYAVIAYRS, from the coding sequence ATGCAGTTAAAACCGAATCAACGCCTGAAATTAGACGACACAGACGATAAGCTGTTCTATGCTTATCCCCGCTTTGTTACCCATGTCGATGAAGGATTTATTCAACAGCTAACAGATTTATATCGCGATCGCCTCAAACCCAACACCCGCATTTTTGATATGATGAGCAGCTGGGTGTCTCATCTACCAGAAGAAATGCAGTTTGCCCATGTGGAAGGACACGGACTCAACGGTGAGGAACTAGCACGAAATCCCCGTTTAAATCATTACTTTGTGCAAAATCTTAACGAAAATCCGCAGCTACCTTTACCAGATGAAGATTTTGATGCTGTTCTCAATTGCGTATCTGTGCAGTATGTGCAATATCCAGAAGCAGTATTTTCTGAAATTTACCGCATCTTGAAACCCGGTGGTGTCGCAATTATCAGCTTTTCCAACCGGATGTTTTTTGAAAAAGCGATTCAAGCTTGGCGAGAAGCTTCAGAAGCACAGCGAGTGGAATTAGTCAAAGAGTATTTCGCCTCAGTTCCAGGATTTACAACCGCAGAAGTTATAGCTAATAAATCAACATTACCGAATTTTTTACAGTGGTTGGGTGCAGCTGGAGGAGATCCGTTTTATGCCGTTATAGCTTACCGTAGTTAA